The following coding sequences lie in one Bacillus sp. FJAT-45350 genomic window:
- a CDS encoding triphosphoribosyl-dephospho-CoA synthase, with translation MQLHNLWVTENNYSKLLADLAVTALIEEAELTPKPALVDMENTGAHDDLSVELMRLSANVLHPTFAEIARVSYKRTVSQELREEIAMIGREGEKNMLEATDGVNTHRGGIWALGLLVSATAMSEPGTAAKEIADVAGKLSRFEDRFAPVQQSNGLRVKKQYGAIGARGEANLGFPHVIHEALPALYKARNLGVPETYARLDALLAVIGSLDDTCILHRGGPEALEVAKRGATTVLERGGSSTPSGFMAYQKLDNDLLSYNASPGGSADLLAAALFIDSVRHVRVYSERVLQVENRT, from the coding sequence TTGCAACTACACAATCTATGGGTTACTGAAAATAACTACTCAAAATTACTTGCAGACTTAGCAGTTACAGCTCTTATTGAAGAGGCAGAACTTACTCCAAAACCGGCTTTAGTGGATATGGAAAACACGGGTGCCCATGATGACCTATCTGTTGAACTCATGCGACTTTCAGCAAATGTATTACATCCAACATTTGCTGAGATTGCTAGAGTCTCTTATAAAAGAACGGTAAGTCAGGAGCTTCGGGAAGAAATAGCGATGATTGGTCGTGAGGGTGAAAAGAACATGTTAGAGGCGACTGACGGCGTGAACACGCATCGAGGTGGAATTTGGGCGTTAGGATTACTAGTCTCAGCTACAGCGATGAGTGAACCTGGAACGGCTGCCAAGGAAATTGCAGACGTTGCAGGGAAGCTCTCTCGTTTCGAGGACCGATTTGCGCCTGTTCAACAATCAAATGGATTACGGGTAAAAAAACAATATGGAGCAATTGGAGCCAGAGGGGAAGCAAATCTTGGATTCCCACATGTGATTCATGAAGCACTACCTGCACTCTACAAAGCTCGTAATCTAGGTGTTCCTGAAACTTATGCAAGACTTGATGCCTTACTAGCCGTCATAGGAAGCCTTGATGATACGTGCATACTGCATCGTGGTGGGCCAGAAGCGTTGGAAGTAGCAAAAAGGGGAGCAACCACTGTATTAGAAAGAGGAGGGTCGTCAACTCCTAGTGGGTTTATGGCCTATCAAAAGCTAGACAACGATTTGCTATCCTATAATGCTTCACCAGGTGGAAGTGCAGACCTATTAGCGGCGGCTCTTTTCATTGATAGTGTTCGTCATGTCCGAGTGTACAGTGAACGTGTCTTACAAGTAGAGAATAGAACGTAA
- a CDS encoding sulfite exporter TauE/SafE family protein, producing MLLVFVLILIVVGLASGMLGSLVGIGGGMVIVPSLLYLGLFSISPLFSEVTPQVAVGTSLLVILVIGLSSTFAYLKQKTVDYKSGWMLFIGSGPGAIVGAWLNRFLSSEQFSLYFGIFIICIAILMMVRNYLKPVVIRKTFLYTAIGDNGDEVTYGYNVPVMLVISFSIGILAGLFGIGGGVLMVPVMILLFNFPTRIAVATSMLVIFLSAITGSITHMVLGNINWTYAGCLVVGAWFGAKIGAYLNNKLKAEYVLAIFRFVLLFVGIGLTIN from the coding sequence ATGTTACTCGTATTCGTCCTGATTTTAATTGTTGTTGGGTTAGCTTCGGGTATGTTAGGTAGTCTAGTTGGAATAGGTGGGGGGATGGTTATCGTTCCTTCTCTATTATATTTAGGGCTGTTTTCAATTTCCCCCTTATTCTCAGAGGTTACTCCTCAAGTTGCTGTCGGTACATCACTACTTGTTATATTAGTCATTGGTCTATCATCGACCTTCGCCTACTTGAAACAAAAAACAGTTGATTACAAGAGTGGATGGATGCTCTTTATCGGTAGTGGACCGGGAGCGATTGTGGGGGCGTGGCTGAATCGTTTTCTCTCATCAGAACAATTCTCTCTCTACTTTGGCATCTTCATTATCTGTATTGCGATTTTAATGATGGTACGTAATTACTTGAAGCCTGTTGTTATAAGAAAAACCTTTCTCTATACAGCGATTGGTGATAACGGGGATGAAGTGACATATGGGTATAATGTGCCAGTGATGTTAGTTATCTCATTTAGTATCGGTATCCTGGCTGGTTTGTTTGGAATAGGTGGGGGCGTGTTAATGGTTCCTGTCATGATCTTGTTATTTAACTTTCCAACTAGAATTGCGGTTGCGACGTCAATGTTGGTCATCTTTCTATCAGCTATTACAGGTTCGATTACTCATATGGTATTAGGTAATATCAATTGGACGTATGCGGGCTGTCTAGTTGTAGGGGCTTGGTTTGGGGCGAAAATTGGTGCGTACCTCAATAACAAATTGAAAGCAGAATATGTATTAGCTATCTTTCGTTTTGTCTTACTCTTTGTGGGAATTGGATTAACGATTAACTAA
- a CDS encoding tripartite tricarboxylate transporter TctB family protein: MLIRYLHRYGEIIVIACIFLVGLSLLIATDDIIKISAERAAGEPAGPKFWPLLVLTGLVLLSAFVLVKTIFVKRREKVNKQAEDEYLQDFSTTRLISLIVGMFIYLYLMQFLGFILSSLLFIYFVCTLIKIPLIKKLIFTFVSLGVFIFLFGKILYVPLPRGIGILRELSFFFY; this comes from the coding sequence ATGTTGATACGTTACCTTCACCGTTACGGCGAGATCATCGTCATTGCGTGCATCTTTTTAGTTGGATTATCCTTATTAATCGCTACTGACGATATCATCAAAATATCGGCAGAAAGGGCAGCTGGTGAACCTGCTGGTCCTAAATTTTGGCCTCTTTTAGTATTAACAGGATTGGTCCTTCTATCTGCTTTCGTACTAGTTAAAACGATTTTCGTTAAGAGACGTGAGAAAGTTAACAAACAAGCAGAAGATGAGTATCTACAAGACTTCTCTACTACTCGATTAATCTCTCTCATTGTAGGAATGTTTATCTACCTATATTTAATGCAATTTCTAGGATTCATCTTATCATCCTTACTATTCATCTACTTTGTCTGCACATTAATCAAAATCCCTCTTATCAAAAAGCTTATATTCACATTTGTTTCACTGGGAGTTTTCATCTTTCTCTTTGGAAAAATATTATATGTTCCTCTACCAAGGGGCATTGGAATACTGCGCGAACTTAGCTTTTTCTTTTATTAA
- a CDS encoding tripartite tricarboxylate transporter substrate binding protein encodes MMKKAWLVPISMLLFAILLAGCSTAESQGGNGSGDGPSNENNLPQEEVIAEIDRITADINSGAITEEEGVEQLQSVIPKPHRYPSRNIEYVIAWGEGGGSDRYARSISREAEKIMGVRLVPNNMPGGAGEVALAYALSQPSDGYTLYGAITSQVINEALGEQPYSFTEDTTFIIRNQGATEVFWVRDDSEFETWDDVVAAEENSPGYVKITGVGGIGDDQLRVNEINEQLGLNMTYIPSNASGERVASLLGGHVHMLHETAGAVADLYAAGEIRPILVPSDEPFEGIDAQTTGELGLNISVGRWRGTNAPGQLEPEVQQYLHNVFYAASNMPDYLQYEEESWLHIADGYLNSEDYEKSAKEEMNTLQTMLKEMGYLE; translated from the coding sequence ATGATGAAAAAAGCGTGGTTGGTTCCTATTTCAATGCTCTTATTTGCGATTTTACTAGCAGGATGTTCAACAGCAGAAAGTCAAGGCGGGAATGGTAGTGGAGATGGCCCAAGTAATGAAAACAACTTACCTCAAGAAGAAGTTATAGCTGAAATTGACCGAATTACTGCAGATATAAATAGTGGTGCAATAACTGAAGAAGAGGGCGTTGAACAACTTCAATCTGTTATTCCTAAGCCACATCGATATCCTTCTAGAAACATAGAGTATGTCATTGCTTGGGGTGAAGGTGGCGGTTCTGACCGTTATGCTCGTAGCATTTCAAGAGAAGCTGAAAAAATTATGGGTGTAAGACTAGTACCGAATAATATGCCTGGTGGAGCTGGTGAAGTTGCATTAGCTTATGCTTTATCTCAACCTTCTGATGGGTACACACTTTACGGAGCAATTACATCTCAAGTAATCAACGAAGCGCTAGGTGAGCAACCATATAGCTTTACAGAAGACACTACATTTATCATTCGAAACCAAGGCGCAACAGAAGTATTTTGGGTAAGAGACGATAGCGAGTTTGAAACGTGGGACGATGTAGTAGCAGCTGAGGAAAATAGCCCTGGATACGTGAAAATTACCGGAGTAGGTGGCATTGGAGATGACCAACTTCGTGTAAACGAGATAAATGAACAATTAGGTTTAAATATGACGTACATTCCTAGTAATGCGTCAGGTGAGCGTGTAGCTAGTTTACTTGGAGGTCACGTGCATATGCTTCATGAAACTGCTGGTGCAGTAGCTGACCTATATGCAGCAGGTGAAATTCGTCCAATACTAGTACCAAGCGATGAGCCGTTTGAAGGAATCGATGCACAAACGACAGGTGAATTAGGACTAAACATTTCTGTTGGTAGATGGAGAGGAACGAACGCACCTGGACAGCTTGAGCCAGAAGTTCAACAGTATTTGCATAATGTCTTTTATGCTGCATCAAACATGCCAGATTACTTACAGTATGAAGAAGAATCTTGGTTGCACATTGCCGATGGTTACTTAAACTCTGAGGATTATGAAAAATCTGCCAAGGAAGAAATGAACACTCTACAAACAATGCTTAAAGAAATGGGTTACCTAGAGTAA
- a CDS encoding GntR family transcriptional regulator yields the protein MYKSKVDEYALPNIIKQSIIDDIVQGKLASGDKLLETKYSERFGTSRSPVREAFYLLTLEGYAEKIPRKGTVVKGFSAEDIGDILEIRNMLEQLAIERMTAENRLQCVKKMKKIVAEMKQEGIDKNQYTKLNYDFHFHLILSSGSEVILNAYSKLYSPLISLQGLSFMTENSITNSIKEHEELIELLIGGEIEKAKSLLNSHNKAVFFRVRGAIK from the coding sequence ATGTACAAAAGTAAAGTTGATGAATATGCACTTCCGAATATTATTAAGCAAAGTATAATAGACGATATTGTACAAGGAAAACTTGCTTCTGGTGATAAACTACTAGAAACGAAATATTCGGAACGTTTCGGTACGAGTCGTTCACCAGTACGAGAAGCGTTTTATTTATTAACATTAGAAGGATATGCAGAAAAGATTCCTAGAAAAGGTACGGTCGTGAAAGGGTTCTCCGCAGAAGATATTGGAGATATCTTAGAAATTAGAAATATGCTAGAGCAACTGGCAATCGAAAGAATGACAGCGGAAAACAGGCTTCAATGTGTAAAGAAAATGAAAAAGATCGTCGCTGAGATGAAACAAGAAGGGATTGATAAAAATCAATATACAAAATTAAATTATGATTTTCACTTTCATTTAATTCTATCTAGTGGTAGTGAAGTGATTCTAAATGCATATTCTAAACTATACAGCCCTCTTATCTCATTACAAGGTCTTTCTTTTATGACAGAGAACTCGATTACTAATTCCATTAAAGAGCACGAAGAATTAATCGAGCTATTAATTGGTGGAGAGATCGAAAAAGCAAAATCACTACTAAATTCTCATAATAAAGCAGTATTTTTCCGAGTTCGTGGAGCAATTAAATAA
- the mdcA gene encoding malonate decarboxylase subunit alpha gives MNKVLKKSSQQRSWTTRREEKKRRIEQISGLLDGGVLRTENIVEALEVLIAPGDRVVLEGNNQKQATFLSEALAKVSPKKVHDLHMLISSISRPEHLDIFEKGIGSKVEFAYAGPQSLRISQMLEDGKLEVGAIHTYLELYARMFVDLIPRVALVAADKADKDGNLYTGPNTEETPTLIESAAFHDGIVIVQVNEIVDELPRVDVPGSWIDVIVVADKPYQLEPLFTRDPRHITETQILMAMLVIKGIYAKHGVLSLNHGVGFNTAAIELLLPTYGEQLGLKGKICTNWSVNPHPTLIPAIESGWVESVNAFGGELGMEDYVAARPDVFFTGPDGSLRSNRALSQLAGQYAVDLFVGSSLQLDPEGNSSTVTAGRLAGFGGAPNMGHDPRGRRHSTPAWLNMINEDGPIVRGRKLVVQMVETFQSGGVPTFVESLDAVKVGQDANLPIAPVMIYGEDVTHVVTEEGIAYLYKARDKEERKRAIAAVAGVSPVGRTHDPSQTEQLRKDGLVAFPEDLGIRRTDAKRSLLAAKSIDDLVRWSGGLYQPPAKFRSW, from the coding sequence ATGAATAAAGTTTTAAAGAAAAGCTCTCAGCAACGCTCTTGGACTACACGACGTGAAGAAAAGAAGAGGAGAATTGAGCAAATAAGTGGATTACTAGATGGAGGAGTCTTACGAACAGAGAATATTGTTGAAGCTCTTGAGGTTCTCATTGCTCCTGGGGACCGGGTTGTATTAGAGGGGAATAATCAAAAGCAAGCGACATTTCTTTCTGAGGCATTAGCAAAGGTCTCCCCTAAAAAGGTCCATGATCTTCATATGCTTATTTCAAGTATCTCTCGACCGGAACATCTAGATATCTTTGAAAAAGGCATTGGGAGTAAAGTAGAGTTTGCATATGCAGGACCACAGAGTTTACGTATCTCTCAAATGTTAGAGGACGGAAAGTTAGAAGTTGGTGCGATTCATACGTATCTAGAGCTATATGCACGAATGTTTGTTGATCTTATTCCTCGAGTTGCCCTTGTAGCTGCTGATAAGGCAGATAAAGACGGGAATTTATATACAGGACCAAATACAGAAGAAACTCCGACATTAATTGAATCGGCTGCGTTCCATGATGGAATTGTCATCGTTCAGGTTAACGAAATCGTTGATGAACTACCACGGGTTGATGTTCCAGGTTCTTGGATTGATGTCATCGTTGTGGCAGATAAGCCATATCAATTGGAGCCACTCTTTACGAGAGATCCAAGACATATAACAGAAACGCAAATTTTAATGGCGATGCTTGTGATAAAGGGAATTTATGCAAAGCACGGAGTACTATCTTTGAATCACGGTGTAGGATTTAACACGGCAGCGATTGAATTGCTACTACCGACGTACGGTGAGCAACTTGGGTTGAAAGGAAAAATATGTACGAATTGGTCAGTCAATCCTCACCCTACTTTAATTCCTGCGATTGAAAGTGGCTGGGTGGAAAGTGTGAATGCTTTTGGCGGGGAGTTAGGAATGGAAGACTACGTCGCTGCACGTCCAGATGTGTTCTTCACTGGTCCTGATGGAAGCCTCCGCTCGAACCGTGCCCTTTCACAGTTAGCGGGACAATATGCTGTTGATTTGTTTGTAGGTTCTAGTCTACAGCTAGATCCAGAAGGGAATTCATCAACTGTAACTGCAGGAAGGTTAGCTGGATTTGGTGGAGCACCAAATATGGGGCACGATCCTCGTGGACGTCGTCATTCTACTCCAGCTTGGTTAAATATGATTAATGAGGATGGACCAATTGTTCGAGGGCGAAAATTAGTTGTTCAGATGGTTGAAACCTTCCAAAGTGGTGGTGTTCCAACATTTGTTGAGTCGTTAGATGCTGTAAAAGTTGGTCAAGATGCGAATCTACCAATAGCACCTGTCATGATTTACGGTGAAGATGTTACGCATGTCGTCACAGAAGAGGGAATTGCTTATCTTTATAAAGCACGTGATAAAGAGGAACGAAAGCGTGCAATTGCCGCGGTTGCTGGGGTGAGTCCAGTTGGAAGAACTCACGACCCTAGTCAGACCGAACAACTAAGAAAAGATGGGCTGGTTGCTTTTCCAGAAGATCTTGGGATTAGACGAACAGATGCGAAGCGTTCATTGCTCGCAGCGAAAAGTATCGATGATCTTGTACGTTGGTCAGGAGGTCTTTATCAACCACCTGCAAAATTCAGAAGCTGGTAA
- a CDS encoding tripartite tricarboxylate transporter permease has translation MVENLLLGVQIVFQPNHFLMVLLGVVLGIIFGTVPGLSGVTAISLLIPFTYVMDPISGFLVMVGIYCASVYGGGISAILFNTPGDAPAAITTLDGYPLTQKGQANRALGMAVFASLVGGLFSTIFLALLAPQAAKVALTFGAPEYFALGVLGLTVVASIDNKNQIKALISVLIGLFLAIIGLDVVTGVSRYTFGTSFLQAGIDFIPAIIGLFALSEVLMRFHQKIFNKELPKGDGDIKGFSLPEKSDIKKVRKTLFRSSVLGSLVGVLPGAGATIASFLGYGSAIRASKDKDSYGKGNIDGVAAPEAANNAAVGGAMVPLLTLGIPGGAVTAVILSAFLIHGLKPGPLLFQQNPDIVYSMFVGMFVANILMAILVLISIKYIVKILRVPYEFLGISILMLSILGTFAINNRMGDVWIMFFFGIVGFFLKKYNFSIAAIILGLVLGGIIENGLRQGLMMTDGSIVAFFARPISGTILVFTILALFAPILKGMLERRIMNRNNNNNFPG, from the coding sequence TTGGTCGAAAATCTATTATTAGGAGTTCAAATTGTCTTTCAACCTAACCACTTCTTAATGGTACTTCTAGGAGTAGTTTTAGGGATTATCTTTGGTACCGTTCCTGGATTAAGTGGTGTAACTGCTATCAGCTTATTAATTCCATTCACATATGTTATGGATCCTATTAGCGGATTCCTAGTAATGGTTGGGATTTACTGTGCTTCTGTTTATGGTGGTGGGATAAGTGCTATCTTATTCAATACCCCAGGTGATGCTCCTGCAGCAATAACGACATTAGACGGGTATCCACTCACTCAGAAAGGGCAGGCAAACAGGGCACTCGGCATGGCTGTCTTTGCCTCTCTCGTTGGTGGACTTTTTAGTACCATATTTTTAGCTCTATTAGCTCCTCAAGCCGCAAAAGTAGCCCTCACGTTTGGTGCGCCAGAGTATTTTGCACTAGGTGTATTAGGTTTAACTGTTGTTGCAAGTATTGATAATAAAAACCAAATCAAAGCACTAATTTCTGTTTTAATTGGATTATTCTTAGCTATTATCGGGTTAGATGTTGTAACAGGTGTCTCAAGATATACGTTCGGAACAAGCTTCTTACAAGCTGGGATTGATTTCATTCCTGCAATTATTGGGTTGTTCGCCTTATCAGAAGTACTTATGCGCTTCCATCAAAAGATTTTCAATAAGGAACTCCCTAAAGGAGACGGTGACATAAAAGGCTTCTCACTTCCTGAAAAGTCCGATATTAAAAAGGTGAGAAAGACACTCTTTCGCTCCAGTGTTCTCGGTTCGTTAGTCGGTGTGTTACCAGGTGCCGGTGCAACGATTGCCTCTTTCCTAGGGTACGGCTCTGCTATCCGTGCTTCTAAAGATAAAGACAGCTACGGAAAAGGAAACATTGACGGAGTAGCAGCTCCAGAAGCCGCAAATAATGCTGCTGTAGGTGGCGCAATGGTTCCATTATTAACACTTGGTATTCCAGGTGGCGCAGTAACAGCTGTTATCTTAAGTGCATTCTTAATTCATGGTCTAAAACCAGGTCCACTACTTTTCCAACAAAATCCGGACATTGTTTACTCCATGTTTGTAGGGATGTTTGTCGCAAACATTCTCATGGCCATCCTTGTATTAATTTCGATTAAATACATTGTAAAAATCCTGAGAGTACCTTATGAGTTCTTAGGTATTAGTATCTTAATGCTTTCCATACTAGGTACGTTTGCTATTAATAACCGCATGGGTGACGTATGGATCATGTTCTTCTTTGGAATTGTAGGTTTCTTCCTTAAGAAATACAACTTCTCAATCGCTGCAATTATCCTTGGTTTAGTACTTGGAGGAATTATTGAGAATGGCTTAAGACAAGGGCTTATGATGACAGATGGAAGTATCGTCGCATTCTTTGCACGTCCGATTAGTGGAACGATTCTAGTCTTTACAATTCTAGCTTTATTCGCACCTATCTTAAAAGGAATGTTAGAGAGACGAATTATGAATCGAAATAACAATAATAATTTCCCTGGTTAA
- a CDS encoding malonate decarboxylase subunit delta, translating to MEKLSFQYKATKTLSRQAYVGVVGSGDLEILLEPLEDQQTEVLVRTSVNGFQEIWEAVLERFFATNDFAAKVEINDFGATPGVVSLRLAQAVEVAVHE from the coding sequence ATGGAAAAGTTATCGTTTCAATATAAAGCAACCAAAACACTTTCTCGTCAGGCATATGTAGGTGTTGTAGGATCAGGCGACTTAGAAATTTTACTTGAACCATTAGAGGATCAGCAGACTGAAGTACTCGTGAGAACGAGTGTAAATGGTTTTCAGGAAATATGGGAAGCTGTTCTTGAGAGATTCTTTGCTACGAATGACTTTGCTGCTAAGGTTGAAATCAATGATTTTGGGGCAACACCAGGGGTTGTATCATTACGATTAGCGCAAGCTGTGGAGGTGGCTGTTCATGAGTGA